The following are encoded in a window of Pseudomonadota bacterium genomic DNA:
- a CDS encoding flagellar biosynthetic protein FliO — protein sequence MELADYSRFVFALIFVVGLIWLVAYIAKRTGLDKRMRGVTGQRGRLAVVDVLYLDPKRKLTLVRADNREYVLLISGDRAQLIDTLDAKENDPTA from the coding sequence ATGGAACTCGCCGATTACTCGCGCTTTGTCTTCGCGCTGATTTTCGTGGTCGGCCTGATTTGGCTTGTGGCCTATATCGCCAAGCGCACCGGGCTCGACAAGCGCATGCGCGGTGTCACCGGCCAGCGCGGGCGGCTCGCCGTGGTCGATGTGCTCTATCTCGATCCCAAGCGCAAACTCACCCTTGTTCGTGCGGATAACCGTGAATATGTGTTGCTCATTTCCGGCGACCGTGCGCAGTTAATCGACACACTGGATGCGAAAGAAAATGACCCGACTGCGTAG
- a CDS encoding EscU/YscU/HrcU family type III secretion system export apparatus switch protein, which translates to MTGPDDTSPSFDIRERDIRERDSRDKAPAAITKAVAIEYEKGSDDAPRVTASGNGAIAEQILAIAFDRGIKVRQDAELVEILSLVEVDSPIPLEAFSAVAEILAYVYQANAARKPRPPVYKE; encoded by the coding sequence ATGACCGGGCCGGACGACACATCCCCCAGCTTCGACATCCGCGAGCGCGACATCCGCGAGCGCGACAGCCGCGACAAGGCGCCCGCCGCCATCACCAAAGCCGTCGCCATTGAGTACGAAAAAGGTTCGGATGACGCGCCGCGCGTGACCGCCAGTGGCAACGGCGCCATTGCCGAGCAAATCCTCGCCATCGCGTTCGATCGCGGCATCAAAGTCCGCCAGGATGCCGAGCTGGTGGAAATCCTCTCGCTGGTCGAGGTCGATTCGCCCATTCCGCTCGAAGCGTTCAGCGCGGTTGCCGAAATCCTCGCCTATGTTTATCAAGCCAATGCCGCGCGCAAGCCGCGCCCGCCGGTCTATAAGGAGTAG
- the csrA gene encoding carbon storage regulator CsrA yields MLYLSRKIGESIVINNSIELTVIEVRGKTVKLGFDFPADATVLRKEIYDKIMAENMAAAGGGEGDINFDDLEFESEPKP; encoded by the coding sequence ATGCTGTATTTATCGCGTAAAATAGGTGAATCCATTGTCATCAACAACTCCATCGAGTTGACGGTGATCGAGGTGCGCGGCAAAACCGTGAAGCTCGGGTTTGATTTCCCGGCCGATGCGACGGTGCTGCGCAAGGAAATTTACGATAAAATCATGGCCGAGAACATGGCCGCAGCCGGTGGCGGCGAGGGGGACATCAATTTCGATGATCTCGAATTCGAGAGTGAGCCCAAGCCATGA
- a CDS encoding flagellar basal body rod protein FlgB: MDTTSPSLDTMLKMHMKYQTERQRVLAQNISNIDTPQYKAQDLKKLDFKKMMGASSGRLEMRATSPKHLPGTLGGATSFAASNASDAFETSPTKNNVVLEDQMAKVSDTGAQFQLSSNMLRKFTQLYRTAAGNK, encoded by the coding sequence ATGGATACGACATCCCCCAGCCTCGATACGATGCTGAAAATGCATATGAAATACCAGACCGAGCGCCAACGGGTGCTGGCGCAGAACATTTCCAATATCGATACCCCCCAATACAAGGCGCAGGATCTCAAGAAACTGGATTTCAAGAAGATGATGGGCGCAAGCTCGGGCCGGCTCGAGATGCGCGCCACCTCGCCCAAACATTTGCCCGGCACCCTGGGCGGCGCGACCAGCTTTGCAGCCAGCAATGCGAGCGATGCGTTCGAAACCAGCCCAACCAAAAACAACGTGGTGCTGGAAGACCAGATGGCGAAAGTGTCCGATACCGGCGCGCAGTTCCAGCTTTCGAGCAACATGCTGCGCAAGTTCACCCAGCTTTACCGCACCGCGGCTGGCAATAAATAA